ACATTCCTCCTCCTAACCCCTCTGCTCCCCAAACTAGTCCACTAGTCGGCTCTCTAGCGGTTGAGCTAATGGGGCGAGGTTTTCTGCTCCCAAACTAGTCCACTAGTTGGCTCTCTAGTGGTTGAGCTAATGGGGGCGAGGTTTTCTGCTCCCCAAACTAGTCCACTAGTTGGCTCTCTAGTGGTTGAGCTAATGGGGGCGAGGTTTTCTGCTCCCCAAACTAGTTGGCTCTCTAGTGATTGAGCTAATGGGGGCAAGGTTTTCTGCTTGACAAACTCAAAAATTGAAAGTCCATCTTTATCTTTACCGCCAATATCTTGTCTCCTTCTTGTAATCTTCCATCCAACGCTGCAGCGCCATTCTGTTTGATTTTGGCCACATAGATCCCACTGTCATTCAGAACATACTGCTGGTCCAGACCTCCCACAATGTTAAACCccagacctggagagagagaggcagtgagagagagagtgtgagagagagggaagcgagagagggggtgaagagagggaagcgagagagggggtgaagagagggaAGCGACAgggggggtgaagagagggaAGCGACAggggggggtgaagagagggaAGCGACAGGGGGTGAAGAGAGGGAAgcgagaggggggtgagagaggggaagcgacaggggggaagaagagagggggtgaagagagggaagcgagaggggggaaggagggagatggggggtgaagagagggggaagggggtgaagagagggggagggggtgaagagagggaagagggggaagagagagggagagggggaggacagagggaaggagagggggaggacagaggggcgatgagagggggagggaagggagagagggaaggagagaggggggagaggaagggagaggggggagaggggaggagagaggggggaagggagagagggggaggggagtgagaggggggggagagggagagaggggggggagagagggaagggagaggggggaggagaggggaaggagagggggggaggagagagggaagggagagagggggaggagatagagggaagggagagagggggaggagagagggaagggagagagggggaggagagagggaagggagagagggggaggagagagggaagggagagagggggaggagagagggaagggggagggggagagagagggaaggggggagaagagtacagtaagtgaaagtgaaagttaAACAGCCTACTGATAACTGTCTGGATATTGAAAGAAGGAGAGGCCATAGAGAAATATAAAGCTTTCTAGTTCTATGGGGAAGGCAATGTAACTATGGTAATGCAGCCAGTAGTATATGTTGCAGACGGGTCCTGAGAGATGTGGACTAGAAGTCGACCTCTAGTGTGGACTGAATGGAAAGTCTGCCGATTACAATGTTGGCATCTATTTGGGACAAAGTACAATCATAACCACTCCAATAATAGCCTATAAAAATGCCCTTCCATGCAGTCAGGCTTCTTGTCATGTCGTAAAGTCATGTCATAAATAATGTCGTAAAGTCATGTCATAAAACTTGTGAACAAATGGTTCTGAGACAAAGATTTGTTAAGTACAGACACTTTTTACGGCTAAAATCTGACTTAAAATATGGGTAGGACAGGTAACTAATACTACCGTACAGGGATCGGATTGTCACTTCGGATTAGCTGAGAAATGCTATTGCGACAACATTGAATGAGTAAGAGGCTATCagctaactaacattagctaACTAGTTGCTTGATCGATTTCCATTTGGCTCAGTAAACTACAGGTGGAAAACTCAATATTCAAGTTCAAGTTGCAACCTATTTGCAATGACCAGATTAGATACCAAGTTGACAAAAgtttaatttaaaaataaaagACAAGCCAGCTGAGCTACCTAGTTAGCCAGGCCATCAgtttgcaagctagctagctaggtagctgtcAGGAGATATTTTCTTACCTTGTGGTCCTCTTTTCAGCTGTACACCCAGCACTGTAGGCGCAGTATACTTTGCTGACCCGTTCATGATGTAAGGAAATCCCAAAGGCCAAGCTAAATAGCTGTTTTTTGGGGAGAGGGGCGAGGTAGTTAATAAATGTGAAGGTGAACTCATGCAGgagttgtgtgtgtctctctgcctgcctcgtCCTCTTCCTACCCTCTGATGAACTACACTTCCCAGACGGCTCATCAATCTACTGCTCTACTTATCATGACTTTTGATTGAACCAACCAGAAATGTTTCTATCGGTCAAGTGCACACAGGAAACAAGAGGTTTCCAAAAGTGCAATGCAAGTGAGTTATGTACTATAGCCACtactcctaacacacacacacagtgtatttTTGGCACACCAGaatgacatacattttccaaTGACACGCTGCGTGGTGTGTACGTTGGATTTATTTAAAGGTATGCGTCAAAACTATATGCGTAACGAAGGCTTTGACAGAAagggtagcagaaggtgaatgttgaacatGTGTTGAACACAGATACCCAGATTATGCTGCGTAATAATTTTGCGCATTGACCCTGTGTCCCGATGCGTAAAGAAAAGGAAAAACAGCTTGTAACAACCAGTGGTTCTCAACCTGGGATGtaattcactaggaaccaaaaggACAAAACGGAGCGGGACCTAACTAAatgtgtccaatagaaactaGTTTTTTTGCAAAACGTTTTCCATTCGGAGTGAACGATTTCCATTGCAAAACGTTTagaactaatgattacacccctggcctatccacagggcGTATTCCTTATGAATGAATGCTCATTAGAATATCACAAGGCATAACTATCAGCGCTCAGGTTTCCCCACccggtacagatctaggatcagcttctccTCCCCGAATCCTTTAATGGGTAAAATCcacaaactgacccaagatcagcatctaggcAGTTTCTGAAAAAGAAACCACTGATAACTAGTCATAGAATGTATCAGCTCTCTTCATTCTTTATTGACAAAACTTCATTTTGAAAATAATACTTAAGTCTTTGGTAACATCTACAAAGTGATACATTGATTTAGCTACGACAGTTTACGTTTCATTTTAGCTGCAGATCTGACTACTTCATAACATTTAACGGACCTTTAAAAATCGGCAAGACCTAGAGGATTAATACTGTAAAATGTCTAAACACATGTTACGATCTTGGCTAAATGAACCCTAGACCAGTTTACAGTCCACAgaggctctctctctatccttctagTCCATGTCCATTCAGTCTTGCAGACAGCATTGCAACAGAATAAAGTGTTTCAAAGCAAAAGCTACACGGATGTTCAGTCCATTGGTTACACACACAACATGCATCATAACCCTGAAAGGCTCATTTGTAATTATAGACATACAAAAACAATATACAGTCTACTTTGCTGCCGTCATGACAACATTGTGAAATGCTAAAAGGACACGCCCCCCTTTGTCCTTGAGACATTTCATGCAGAATAAATATGGTTACGTTCCCTAGAACTGCCGTTAAAAAGCAGATACCTCCTTCTCCGATAC
Above is a genomic segment from Oncorhynchus gorbuscha isolate QuinsamMale2020 ecotype Even-year linkage group LG10, OgorEven_v1.0, whole genome shotgun sequence containing:
- the LOC124046794 gene encoding synaptojanin-2-binding protein-like — translated: MSRLGSVVHQRVGRGRGRQRDTHNSCMSSPSHLLTTSPLSPKNSYLAWPLGFPYIMNGSAKYTAPTVLGVQLKRGPQGLGFNIVGGLDQQYVLNDSGIYVAKIKQNGAAALDGRLQEGDKILAINGHKLENLSHSAAVELFRSAGEDVQLRVQQRPTMVMNGPPSSRPDGGSSVSSLGILVAVLGAAAAVTVLFMRFQPQLRRHF